The Parvibaculaceae bacterium PLY_AMNH_Bact1 genome window below encodes:
- a CDS encoding amino acid permease (Derived by automated computational analysis using gene prediction method: Protein Homology. GO_component: GO:0016020 - membrane [Evidence IEA]; GO_function: GO:0022857 - transmembrane transporter activity [Evidence IEA]; GO_process: GO:0055085 - transmembrane transport [Evidence IEA]): MTEQSSAGHARPQLARRLNLPLLVLYGLGVTVGAGIYVLIGEIGHTAGVFSPYAFLLAALLIAPTTYSFAKLVVRFPVSAGEARYVEEGYRQKWLAIVIGLLVASAGIVSSATISVGSIGYVQEFVSIPSPLLVTIIIVTFTGLAILGIQASAITAAVLTLIEVGGLLLIVGGGFISDAPAIWAGMKAPFATFEFHAIGLVSASAVLAFYAFIGFEDMVNVAEEVKEPERIFPPAIAITLLVTMVLYFLVSTISISLVGQDELGNAGAPISLVAERTGLISPDLLSGIGVLAALNGILIQIIMASRVLYGLSRQAEMPQFLSYVHPRTHTPVTATVIVAAVTLVLALAFPLARLAETTSQITFVVFALVNGALIAITLREAGWKLARVPSVQIIAIPALGALGSVALMLVSLI; this comes from the coding sequence GTGACAGAACAATCAAGTGCTGGGCATGCGCGCCCGCAGCTCGCGCGGCGTCTCAATCTGCCGTTGCTCGTACTCTATGGGCTCGGTGTTACTGTCGGCGCAGGCATTTACGTCCTTATCGGTGAGATCGGCCATACAGCGGGCGTGTTTTCGCCTTATGCCTTTTTGCTCGCCGCCCTTCTCATCGCCCCCACAACTTATTCTTTCGCAAAGCTCGTTGTGCGATTTCCGGTGAGTGCGGGCGAAGCCCGCTATGTGGAAGAAGGCTACCGTCAGAAGTGGCTGGCCATCGTTATCGGTCTTCTGGTGGCGTCGGCGGGCATTGTCTCATCGGCAACGATCTCTGTGGGCAGTATTGGCTATGTGCAGGAATTCGTCTCCATCCCGTCCCCCCTACTGGTCACGATCATCATCGTGACTTTTACGGGGCTTGCCATTCTCGGCATTCAGGCCTCTGCCATCACGGCTGCAGTCCTCACGCTCATCGAAGTGGGCGGGCTGCTTCTCATTGTCGGTGGGGGATTTATCTCCGACGCGCCGGCCATCTGGGCCGGCATGAAAGCGCCCTTTGCGACATTTGAGTTTCATGCCATCGGCCTCGTCAGCGCCTCAGCTGTGCTTGCCTTCTATGCCTTTATCGGCTTTGAGGACATGGTGAATGTCGCCGAGGAAGTAAAAGAGCCAGAGCGGATCTTCCCACCGGCCATTGCGATCACCCTTCTTGTCACCATGGTGCTCTATTTTCTGGTGAGTACGATTTCCATCTCGCTGGTTGGGCAAGACGAACTCGGCAATGCAGGTGCGCCCATCTCGCTTGTTGCGGAACGGACGGGCCTGATTTCGCCTGACCTTCTGTCCGGCATCGGAGTGCTGGCAGCGCTCAATGGCATTCTCATTCAGATCATTATGGCATCGCGTGTGCTCTATGGACTTTCACGACAAGCAGAGATGCCACAGTTCCTTTCTTACGTGCATCCGCGAACGCACACGCCTGTCACCGCGACAGTGATTGTTGCCGCGGTGACACTGGTGCTTGCGCTCGCCTTTCCATTGGCGCGGCTTGCAGAGACAACGTCTCAGATCACGTTCGTTGTGTTTGCATTGGTCAATGGCGCTCTCATTGCGATCACCTTGCGGGAAGCAGGATGGAAGCTTGCCCGCGTGCCCTCGGTCCAAATCATCGCGATCCCTGCGCTCGGTGCACTCGGCTCGGTGGCGCTGATGCTGGTGAGTTTGATTTAA